Proteins found in one Maridesulfovibrio sp. genomic segment:
- a CDS encoding methyl-accepting chemotaxis protein translates to MKLNTKLILPQLIVVVLLGCISFYIIDQSFTELKRMYVESKVNNAFISVKNSINDSAKAAQHLAALFSQRPDVVEAFKIAHSGNIDNERSPETQRARENIRQELKSELKGYQALGEGKIRLHFHLPNGRSLVRLWRDKQAKRNGKWVDISDDISSFRQTVLDVNQTGKAVGGIELGRGGFAIRGLIPVKDASGNTLGSVEVLKSFKPVLQSVENAGISTMLFMNKDLLSTSTSLQDESKYPVINDYVLVSATDKNKYTGLLSKQLLDEGRTKRIIQNMDNIALATLPITDYRGKQVGVLIGVLNIEKLAVLSSTANTWLLICLAAILIIPLIFIYLSLSIQILKPVRAISEKIRDINEDRADLDSTMEIRFDDEIGNLCKLFNDMLGKLSEMVTSMQVYVDVVNAVPDPIFVVDKKFNLLLTNKAVADFSGLSDERISESKCSNIFKTKICSTERCPIEKSMRTGRENKAEILLLQDSHGNDIHIQPVATPLKNSKGETFGYLEVARNVSDLVEKENAINIQLDKINEVNNSTKIASAKVSGSCIDLEQEMKAVDDSVFSQQRLLSETVSAMGQMNASVLDVAENAGRASEKSHETRDRAETGAAIVLNATTAITEVKHQTELMSEIMGKMEDRAESIGTVLNVINDIADQTNLLALNAAIEAARAGEAGRGFAVVADEVRKLAEKTVDATKEVETVITELRDQTSKSKNITDETQTLAVRAAEYAEKSGSQLKEIVAFIQESTTDITNIAAAVEEQSASSEEINRSIGEVDELAAAISERVKVSTESLKTLVQLSEELEDISSK, encoded by the coding sequence ATGAAACTAAACACCAAACTTATCCTGCCGCAACTTATCGTTGTTGTTTTGCTGGGATGCATAAGTTTTTATATTATTGACCAATCATTCACAGAACTAAAAAGAATGTATGTTGAATCAAAAGTTAACAATGCATTCATATCAGTTAAGAACAGTATAAACGACTCCGCCAAGGCCGCTCAACATCTTGCCGCTTTGTTTTCGCAAAGACCGGATGTGGTTGAAGCATTCAAAATAGCCCATTCCGGAAACATCGACAACGAACGCTCACCCGAAACTCAGAGAGCTCGCGAAAACATCAGGCAAGAACTGAAATCAGAACTGAAAGGCTATCAGGCATTAGGAGAAGGAAAGATACGGCTGCATTTCCACTTGCCCAATGGCAGGAGCCTTGTACGTCTTTGGCGCGATAAACAGGCGAAAAGAAACGGCAAATGGGTAGATATTTCCGATGACATATCAAGTTTCCGCCAGACAGTTCTGGACGTCAATCAAACAGGAAAAGCCGTTGGCGGGATTGAATTGGGACGAGGCGGGTTCGCCATCAGAGGACTCATTCCGGTAAAAGATGCTTCCGGCAACACGCTAGGATCAGTGGAAGTCTTAAAGAGTTTCAAACCGGTTTTGCAGAGTGTTGAGAATGCGGGGATATCCACAATGCTCTTCATGAACAAAGATCTACTGAGCACGTCTACTTCTTTGCAAGATGAATCTAAATACCCGGTAATCAACGACTACGTACTGGTAAGCGCTACCGACAAAAATAAATATACCGGTCTTCTGAGCAAACAACTGCTGGATGAAGGAAGAACCAAGAGAATCATCCAAAACATGGACAATATAGCATTAGCTACATTGCCCATAACTGACTATCGCGGCAAACAGGTTGGTGTCCTAATCGGCGTTTTAAACATCGAGAAACTGGCTGTACTTTCAAGTACCGCCAATACATGGTTGCTGATTTGCCTCGCCGCCATTTTGATTATCCCATTAATTTTCATATACCTGAGCCTCTCAATTCAAATACTTAAACCGGTCCGGGCCATCTCAGAGAAAATAAGGGATATTAATGAAGACCGGGCCGATCTCGATAGTACAATGGAAATCAGGTTTGATGACGAGATCGGGAATCTGTGCAAACTATTCAACGACATGCTCGGTAAATTGTCAGAAATGGTTACCAGTATGCAAGTGTACGTAGATGTCGTGAATGCTGTTCCGGATCCTATTTTTGTGGTTGATAAAAAATTCAACCTGCTTCTGACAAACAAAGCTGTAGCGGATTTCTCCGGCTTAAGTGACGAGAGAATAAGCGAAAGTAAATGCTCGAACATTTTTAAAACAAAAATATGTTCCACAGAAAGATGCCCTATCGAAAAAAGCATGCGGACCGGCCGGGAAAACAAAGCTGAAATTCTATTACTCCAGGACAGTCATGGTAATGATATCCATATACAGCCAGTTGCTACTCCGCTCAAAAACTCAAAAGGTGAAACTTTCGGTTATCTTGAGGTAGCCCGAAATGTCAGTGACCTTGTAGAGAAAGAGAATGCAATTAATATCCAACTGGACAAAATTAACGAGGTTAACAACTCTACAAAAATAGCTTCAGCAAAAGTATCCGGTAGTTGTATTGACCTTGAGCAGGAAATGAAAGCAGTTGATGACTCAGTTTTCAGTCAGCAAAGGCTGCTATCCGAAACTGTCTCAGCTATGGGGCAAATGAACGCAAGCGTACTTGATGTTGCCGAAAATGCAGGCCGGGCATCCGAAAAATCTCATGAAACCCGTGACCGCGCCGAGACCGGAGCTGCGATAGTACTTAATGCAACAACCGCTATCACAGAAGTAAAGCACCAAACAGAACTCATGAGCGAGATAATGGGCAAAATGGAAGACCGAGCGGAAAGCATAGGTACAGTTCTCAACGTAATTAACGACATAGCAGATCAAACCAATCTCCTTGCCCTTAATGCCGCGATTGAAGCAGCCAGAGCAGGTGAGGCTGGCCGCGGATTTGCCGTTGTTGCAGATGAAGTTAGAAAGCTTGCAGAAAAAACCGTGGATGCCACTAAAGAGGTCGAAACTGTTATCACCGAGTTACGCGACCAGACAAGTAAATCTAAAAACATTACTGACGAGACACAAACGCTCGCAGTAAGGGCAGCTGAATATGCAGAAAAATCAGGGAGTCAATTAAAAGAGATCGTTGCCTTTATTCAAGAGTCTACCACGGACATAACAAACATTGCTGCCGCTGTTGAAGAACAATCAGCCAGCTCAGAAGAAATCAATCGCTCGATAGGCGAGGTAGACGAACTAGCCGCTGCAATTAGTGAAAGAGTCAAAGTTTCAACAGAATCTTTAAAGACCCTCGTCCAACTGTCGGAGGAGCTTGAAGACATCTCCAGTAAATAA